The DNA sequence TAATTATGACTATAAAAAATTTATATAATAATAAATTTTTAGTTAATAAAGTTTCCGAGAATGCTACAAAAATATATTCTATATTAAACTGGGATAATGTTATTAAACATTATACTGATTTATATGAAAGAGCATAAACACGATAAAATAAAGATATGTCATTTTGTAAATAAAATAACAGGCAGGGAAGATGGCGTTTTAAATCACATACTTGCTCAGATTAAATTATTGAGTGAATTTGAACAAATTATTATTTATCAGGGGGAAAAAGATGTTGAAAGAATAGTTAATAAGTTTAATGTTAAGTATTGTTCCCTTGAATGCTTGAATAAAAAATATTCATTAAAAGTATTTATTCAATTCTACAAAATAATTACTTCTGAAGATGTAGATATAATTATTGCTCATAAAATAAAACCTTATGTAATAGCTGGTTTATTAAATATTTTCTTAAGAAGAAAATTAATTTATAATTATCATGGAAGTTTTATTAAGAATGATTATAATACAAAAACTGAACAGCTGATTTATAAAATATTACACTGGCTGATTAGTTTATTTAATAATGTTTATGTTGTCACGCCATCAAAAACAAGCTCAATATTATTAGTGAATGAAACAAAATTATTTAAAAAAATTACAGCCTATTATAATGGATACTGCAAATTATCTGAAGATGATAAAAGTGATGTTTCAATCATAAATGAATTAACAAAATTAAAAACGAAGTATTTTTTAATAGGTTATGTCGGGAGATTAAATAGAGAAAAAAATGTTTTTAGAGCTCTGGAAATTATTGATATACTTAACAAAAATAAGATGAATGTATTTCTGGTAATCTTTGGTAGTGGAGAAGATGAAGATAAATTGAAAAAGTATATAAGCTTAAAAACAATTCAGAATATCAAATTATATGGTTATCTCTATAATGCATCTTCTTATATGAAATATTTTGATTTATTATTAATCACTTCAAATAGAGAAGGTCTCCCTCTGATTGTGTGGGAAGCCATGTACAATCAAATTCCAGTTATATCAAGTGATGTAGGTGGAATTAAAGAAATACTTGAACAGGAAAATTGTGGATTGGTCTTTAAAAATGATATTAATGATGCAGTTCAAAAAATAATCTTATTAATGAATGATAAACAATTGCACAGAAAATTTGGTGAAAATGGTTTTAATGCAATTATGAATAAATATAACGAGAATAATTTTAGAATATTCTTTGAAGATTATTATCATGATATAATAAATGAAAAAAGAATTAAACATACTTCACATTTCGCCATATTTTAATTATGTGTGTGGAGTAAGTAAGTATGTTTATTTAGTCTTGAAGGAACTTAAAAAATTATCTGACAGCGATTTAAAATTGAATTTGCATTTTATTACTAATGGTGGCGATGGTTTGAATAGATTACTTGCTGCAGGAATTAAACCAACATTATTTACTTTCAAGAAAGGATTAATAAATTTAGTTTATCTTAAAAATAACATCATTCAACTCGAAGATTTTTGCTTAAATAATGATATAGATGTTATTCATACTCATCATAGATATCCTGAATTGCTCTCATCTATAATTCAAAAAAGAATTTTTAGTAAAACTGGTAAGAAGATAAAAACAATTACTACTGCACATAGTATTGTTAAAGGGTATAGAAGTATAAGTTTTCAATCAGATAAAATAATTGCTGTAAGTAATACAATAAAAAAATATTTAATAGATAACTACAGGATTGCAGAGGAAAAAATTATCCAACAATTTAATCCAGTAGATAGATTAAATAATAAAGTCAAAGAAAAGATTGGAAGAAATAAATATGGTATTCCAGATGAAAGTAAAATAATTCTTTATGTAGGTAGATTTAGTAATGAAAAAGGGATTAAGGTTTTATTAAAAGCTTTTAGTGAGATTGTAAAACATAAAAATGTGTTTTTAATGATGATTTCAGATGCTAATGAGAAAGAACAAAAGAAAATTATATCTCGAAATTCTAAAATTATATTTATAAAACCATGTGATGATATAACAGAATATTATCAGTTAACAGATATAGTTGTAGTTCCTTCTTTAATTGAATCATCACTTCCATATGCTGCCATCGAATCAGCATCAAACAAAAAATTGTTAATCACATCAAACATTGAAGTAATGAAAGAATTTATAGAACATAATAAACATGCTATAATGTTTGAGACAGATAATCATAGAGCATTGATAAATGCAATTTATCAAGCAATAAATATGTCAGAAGAAAAGAAGCATGTGATGACTGAAAACTTATATTCCTTAATTAACATGTTCGATAATCCGAAAAATTATGCAAATAAGCTTTTGAGTATTTACATAAATTTATAAAACTATGGATGTAATTCAATTTCCTGAAAAATTAATATTGACAAAAAAAGAATTAGTCGATTTTACAATTAATAATTTATTCTCTCAAAGAGGTCTATTAATTACATATTATGATTTCAACGCATTTAATTATTCAGTAAAAAGCAATGAATACTTTTCTTTGATTAAAGATAGTTTTTATGCATTTCAAGATGGGATTGGAATGTATTTAGCATTAAAATTAATATTTAAAAATATTGATAGAATAGTTAGTACTAATTACTTCAGTTATCTAATTGAAAAATTAAAAGAAAAGAAAGTTAAAATATTTGTAGTAGGGTATAATTATAAAAAAAGATTTATTGAGCAAAAGTTCAGAGAAAAGAATATTTATCTGGCAGGATATTATCATGGATTTTTTAATAAGCATGAAATGATTCATCTTATTAATAAAATAAAAAATTCTAAAGCAGAGTTTGTTTTTATTGGAATGGGAAAGCCAAGACAAGAATTTGTAGCTTATAATTTGAGAAAATATTTACCACAT is a window from the Rosettibacter firmus genome containing:
- a CDS encoding WecB/TagA/CpsF family glycosyltransferase; its protein translation is MDVIQFPEKLILTKKELVDFTINNLFSQRGLLITYYDFNAFNYSVKSNEYFSLIKDSFYAFQDGIGMYLALKLIFKNIDRIVSTNYFSYLIEKLKEKKVKIFVVGYNYKKRFIEQKFREKNIYLAGYYHGFFNKHEMIHLINKIKNSKAEFVFIGMGKPRQEFVAYNLRKYLPHLNYLCVGDFFNYYLGLKKRAPLWIRNLELEWFYRIINEPVRLSERYISGIPFFIYNVLSFTIKMNLSRGQVNYEQTSSDNIFINSSF
- a CDS encoding glycosyltransferase, which gives rise to MKEHKHDKIKICHFVNKITGREDGVLNHILAQIKLLSEFEQIIIYQGEKDVERIVNKFNVKYCSLECLNKKYSLKVFIQFYKIITSEDVDIIIAHKIKPYVIAGLLNIFLRRKLIYNYHGSFIKNDYNTKTEQLIYKILHWLISLFNNVYVVTPSKTSSILLVNETKLFKKITAYYNGYCKLSEDDKSDVSIINELTKLKTKYFLIGYVGRLNREKNVFRALEIIDILNKNKMNVFLVIFGSGEDEDKLKKYISLKTIQNIKLYGYLYNASSYMKYFDLLLITSNREGLPLIVWEAMYNQIPVISSDVGGIKEILEQENCGLVFKNDINDAVQKIILLMNDKQLHRKFGENGFNAIMNKYNENNFRIFFEDYYHDIINEKRIKHTSHFAIF
- a CDS encoding glycosyltransferase, which gives rise to MKKELNILHISPYFNYVCGVSKYVYLVLKELKKLSDSDLKLNLHFITNGGDGLNRLLAAGIKPTLFTFKKGLINLVYLKNNIIQLEDFCLNNDIDVIHTHHRYPELLSSIIQKRIFSKTGKKIKTITTAHSIVKGYRSISFQSDKIIAVSNTIKKYLIDNYRIAEEKIIQQFNPVDRLNNKVKEKIGRNKYGIPDESKIILYVGRFSNEKGIKVLLKAFSEIVKHKNVFLMMISDANEKEQKKIISRNSKIIFIKPCDDITEYYQLTDIVVVPSLIESSLPYAAIESASNKKLLITSNIEVMKEFIEHNKHAIMFETDNHRALINAIYQAINMSEEKKHVMTENLYSLINMFDNPKNYANKLLSIYINL